A single window of Granulicella mallensis MP5ACTX8 DNA harbors:
- a CDS encoding MFS transporter → MNQSRAKLATRLAFVAAGFGVACWAPLVPFAKTRCHLGDGTMGLVLLLLGAGSIVAMPLAANLSGRFSSKPIVLTGGLGLAVTLPLLSIVSSPIALGVALFAFGAFLGSLDVAMNLHAVDVEHASEKPLMSGFHALFSIGGFLGSGTVTALLSRGIAPSSSTLLSSAILVALILVALPRMLSNREGTKQPLFAIPKGIVLVIAIFAAISFLVEGALLDWSALLLVGEHLVSAAHGGLGYMLFSIAMTFSRFVGDGIVARFGNRIVLTLGGVTALLGLCGLLLAPVAWIGLVSFVFVGLGAANIVPILFRLAGTQHTMPKGLAVAALTTAGYAGMLTGPAVIGFLSKGIGLHNAFWFLAALLACVPIFCKYVTVEDPH, encoded by the coding sequence GTGAATCAATCACGCGCGAAGCTGGCGACCAGGCTGGCGTTTGTCGCCGCAGGGTTCGGTGTAGCTTGCTGGGCACCCTTAGTGCCTTTTGCCAAGACCCGCTGCCATCTCGGCGACGGCACGATGGGGCTGGTCCTGCTTCTCCTGGGCGCCGGTTCCATTGTGGCGATGCCGCTCGCGGCGAATCTGAGCGGGCGCTTCAGCAGCAAGCCGATCGTACTTACGGGCGGCTTGGGACTGGCGGTCACATTGCCGCTCCTGAGTATCGTCTCGTCGCCGATCGCACTTGGAGTTGCGCTGTTCGCCTTCGGGGCGTTTCTGGGATCGCTGGATGTTGCAATGAACCTGCACGCCGTAGATGTTGAGCACGCCTCTGAGAAGCCGTTGATGTCTGGATTTCACGCACTCTTCAGCATTGGGGGCTTTCTGGGTTCGGGGACCGTGACAGCTCTTCTTTCTCGAGGAATCGCACCCAGCTCAAGTACCCTTCTTAGCTCCGCGATTCTTGTCGCACTGATTCTTGTGGCCCTTCCGCGCATGCTCTCGAATCGAGAGGGGACGAAACAACCTCTTTTTGCGATTCCGAAAGGTATCGTGCTCGTCATCGCTATCTTCGCGGCTATCTCATTCTTGGTTGAGGGGGCTCTGCTCGATTGGAGTGCGCTCCTGCTCGTCGGCGAACACCTCGTCTCTGCTGCGCACGGGGGGCTGGGGTACATGCTTTTCTCCATCGCGATGACGTTCAGCCGTTTCGTCGGCGATGGCATCGTGGCGCGATTCGGGAACCGAATCGTGCTGACACTTGGCGGGGTGACAGCGCTTCTCGGATTGTGCGGCCTCCTCCTCGCACCCGTTGCATGGATCGGACTTGTCAGTTTCGTCTTTGTGGGCCTTGGAGCCGCAAACATCGTGCCTATCTTGTTCAGACTCGCGGGCACGCAACACACCATGCCTAAGGGATTAGCCGTTGCTGCCCTCACCACGGCGGGTTACGCGGGCATGCTGACAGGGCCGGCTGTCATTGGCTTCCTGTCCAAGGGGATCGGCTTGCACAATGCATTCTGGTTTCTGGCCGCCCTGCTAGCGTGTGTGCCGATCTTCTGCAAATATGTGACGGTCGAAGATCCTCATTGA
- a CDS encoding alpha/beta hydrolase, with amino-acid sequence MDSYRGMNREALDRAYNNTAAVPDVAEVMADFGRRSAVIYGRNGIKRDLAYGEGANHRIDWIPGPHAGAPTIAYIHGGYWQSLSKEKFAHIAAGPLSHGFNVALIEYTLAPEARIGTIVSEIGRAIDFLATHLDEWRADPARLCLVGHSAGGHLAACHRSHPAVSLIMGISGLYDLEPIRLSYLNEKLDLTPAEVEVYSPERHASTGVRTLLTVGSAELPELRRQTADYASSLRARGELVEEVTTPGYNHFTILETIALRNGAAIEAVAQALS; translated from the coding sequence ATGGATAGCTATCGGGGAATGAATCGAGAGGCGCTTGACCGTGCCTACAACAACACCGCCGCAGTTCCCGATGTAGCCGAAGTGATGGCCGATTTCGGTCGTCGCAGCGCTGTGATCTATGGCCGTAACGGGATCAAGCGAGACCTGGCCTATGGAGAGGGCGCGAATCACCGAATTGACTGGATTCCCGGTCCTCACGCTGGCGCGCCGACCATCGCATACATCCACGGCGGTTATTGGCAAAGCTTGTCCAAGGAGAAGTTTGCCCATATCGCTGCCGGCCCGCTCTCACACGGCTTCAATGTGGCACTTATCGAATACACACTCGCGCCCGAGGCGCGTATTGGCACGATCGTCAGCGAGATTGGCCGGGCGATCGATTTCCTGGCGACTCATCTCGACGAATGGAGAGCCGATCCCGCGCGTCTCTGTCTTGTGGGCCATTCCGCCGGCGGCCATCTGGCGGCTTGCCATCGGTCTCATCCCGCCGTCTCGCTCATCATGGGCATCAGCGGACTGTATGATCTTGAACCGATCCGGCTCTCCTATCTGAACGAGAAGCTCGATCTCACTCCCGCCGAGGTAGAGGTCTACAGTCCGGAACGACACGCCAGCACTGGAGTTCGTACCCTGTTAACCGTTGGGAGCGCCGAATTGCCTGAGTTGAGGCGCCAGACCGCAGATTACGCCTCCTCCCTGCGAGCGCGCGGCGAGTTGGTCGAGGAAGTCACAACGCCCGGCTATAACCACTTCACGATATTGGAGACGATAGCCTTGCGAAACGGCGCGGCAATCGAGGCAGTGGCCCAGGCACTTTCTTGA
- a CDS encoding TetR/AcrR family transcriptional regulator: protein MRVFWEKGYEGASLADLTEAMGINRASLYSSFGDKEALFRQALARYGEGPASYVKTALQEPTARRVVEALLKGVVDLLGNPKNPRGCLSTQGALATGLGAEPIKNVLIEWRKGAEVEMQKRFKRARTEGDLPEDVNAGDLTRYLSSVIYGLGIMAANGDTKADLNRVVDMTLRTLPLA, encoded by the coding sequence ATGCGCGTCTTTTGGGAGAAGGGGTACGAAGGGGCTTCCCTTGCGGACCTGACGGAGGCAATGGGGATCAATCGCGCGAGCCTGTACTCAAGCTTTGGCGATAAAGAGGCGCTGTTTCGTCAAGCGCTTGCCCGGTATGGAGAAGGACCGGCCTCCTATGTAAAGACGGCGCTGCAAGAGCCGACCGCTCGAAGAGTCGTCGAGGCACTGCTCAAGGGGGTAGTCGATCTTCTGGGGAACCCGAAGAATCCTCGCGGCTGTCTATCGACACAAGGAGCGCTTGCAACAGGGCTCGGTGCAGAGCCCATTAAGAATGTACTGATCGAATGGCGCAAAGGTGCTGAGGTAGAGATGCAGAAGCGATTCAAGCGGGCAAGGACAGAAGGGGATCTGCCGGAAGACGTGAACGCCGGAGATCTCACTCGATATCTGTCCTCTGTCATCTACGGTCTTGGAATTATGGCTGCCAATGGCGATACCAAAGCCGACCTGAACCGCGTAGTCGACATGACCCTGCGGACGTTGCCGCTCGCGTAG
- a CDS encoding glucose 1-dehydrogenase, producing the protein MSKKLEGKIAIVTGGSAGIGLAAAQQLVLEGAYVFITGRRQSELDIAVKAIGANVTGIQADSSSLSDLDKVYAQIKQQKGRVDIVFANAGGGDFAPLGAISEEHFDRIFNANVRGLVFTVQKALPLMPDGGSIILNASITSIKGTGAFSVYSASKAAVRSFARTWTVDLKDRKIRVNAVSPGPIETPGLGGLAPDAEQRKGLFAHLASTVPLGRIGQPSEIGKAVTFLASDDASFITGIELFVDGGAAQI; encoded by the coding sequence ATGTCAAAGAAGCTTGAAGGTAAGATCGCAATCGTCACAGGTGGAAGTGCAGGCATTGGCCTCGCAGCCGCTCAGCAGCTGGTTTTGGAGGGCGCATACGTCTTCATCACAGGCCGGCGCCAGTCGGAGCTCGATATCGCGGTGAAGGCCATTGGGGCAAACGTCACCGGCATTCAAGCCGACTCGTCCTCACTGAGCGATTTGGATAAGGTCTATGCTCAGATCAAACAACAAAAGGGACGTGTCGATATCGTCTTCGCAAATGCAGGTGGCGGCGATTTTGCTCCCCTGGGTGCGATCTCCGAAGAGCACTTCGACAGGATCTTCAATGCAAACGTAAGAGGCTTGGTCTTCACCGTTCAAAAGGCGTTGCCGTTGATGCCCGACGGGGGCTCCATCATCCTCAATGCCTCTATCACTTCGATCAAAGGCACGGGAGCATTCAGCGTGTACTCCGCGAGTAAAGCGGCTGTCCGCTCCTTTGCTCGCACCTGGACCGTCGATTTAAAGGACCGCAAAATCCGCGTTAACGCCGTCAGCCCTGGGCCGATTGAGACCCCCGGACTCGGTGGGCTCGCTCCGGATGCAGAGCAACGCAAGGGATTGTTCGCCCATCTTGCGTCAACAGTGCCGCTCGGTCGCATTGGTCAACCCTCTGAAATCGGTAAGGCGGTCACATTTCTCGCCTCCGACGACGCCAGCTTTATCACCGGTATCGAGCTCTTCGTGGACGGCGGAGCCGCTCAAATTTAA
- a CDS encoding DinB family protein, producing MSTEDAFVDMALRAWKLNVDRTGKFFSSLSEEQLLHEVAPGRNRLVYLWGHLAAVSDALIPLLGFSERLHPELDVMFISNPDRALAQTLSGAELTSIWNEMNDALWLGFGKLSASDWLDKHTAISDQDFAREPHRNRYSILLTRTSHLAYHFGQAILTRSR from the coding sequence TTGAGCACAGAAGATGCTTTTGTAGATATGGCGCTTCGCGCCTGGAAGTTAAACGTAGACCGAACTGGGAAATTTTTCTCCAGTCTCTCTGAGGAGCAGCTGCTCCACGAAGTCGCCCCAGGGAGAAACAGGCTCGTGTACTTATGGGGACACCTTGCTGCGGTCAGTGATGCGCTGATTCCGCTGCTCGGATTCAGTGAGCGGCTTCATCCCGAACTTGACGTTATGTTCATTTCGAATCCCGATCGCGCTCTGGCTCAGACTCTTTCCGGTGCGGAACTGACGAGCATTTGGAACGAGATGAACGATGCCCTCTGGCTCGGGTTTGGTAAATTGTCCGCCTCGGACTGGCTGGACAAACACACCGCCATCTCAGATCAGGATTTCGCGCGCGAACCGCATCGAAACCGGTACTCCATCCTGCTAACCAGAACTTCGCATCTCGCTTACCACTTTGGCCAGGCGATTCTGACGCGCAGCCGATAG
- a CDS encoding alcohol dehydrogenase catalytic domain-containing protein, which translates to MRAVVLEGFGGLESLVIKEMPKPEARPGEVLIAVRAFGLNHAETHMRKGEWAESMPIIGIECVGEVVSAPGGEFNPGDKVAAFMGGLGRTINGSYAEFTVAPVTNVIKINTTLPWEEFAALPESYATAWIALKANLDIQPGQTLLLRGATSALGQAALNIAVDAGANVIATTRSEAKFGKLLEMGAKRCELEGPDLSKRLNDGKQVDSVLDLIGNSTLLDSVAIPHRHGRVCLIGWLGGLAPIPDFNPLLQMASGIHFSLFVSVALGTPEFPVSEYHLQEIVEKVEKGIYKAKPAAVFSFDQIREAQALMESNKANGKIVVKL; encoded by the coding sequence ATGCGAGCTGTCGTCTTAGAGGGATTCGGTGGGCTGGAGAGTCTGGTTATCAAGGAAATGCCAAAGCCGGAAGCACGGCCAGGTGAAGTTTTGATTGCAGTGCGTGCTTTCGGTCTGAATCATGCGGAAACACACATGCGCAAGGGTGAGTGGGCAGAATCAATGCCTATCATTGGTATCGAGTGCGTAGGCGAGGTGGTCTCTGCCCCAGGCGGGGAGTTCAATCCCGGGGATAAAGTGGCCGCGTTTATGGGAGGCCTCGGCAGGACGATCAACGGTAGCTATGCAGAGTTCACCGTTGCACCGGTGACAAATGTGATCAAGATCAACACGACTCTGCCATGGGAGGAATTCGCTGCATTACCCGAGTCCTACGCCACAGCCTGGATCGCACTCAAGGCCAACCTCGACATTCAGCCAGGCCAAACGCTACTACTTCGGGGAGCCACCTCGGCGCTTGGACAAGCTGCGCTGAACATCGCGGTGGATGCCGGTGCGAATGTCATTGCAACGACCCGTAGCGAGGCAAAATTCGGCAAGCTGCTTGAAATGGGAGCCAAACGCTGCGAGCTGGAAGGACCCGATCTATCGAAGAGACTGAATGACGGGAAGCAGGTGGATTCCGTGCTGGATCTTATCGGAAACAGCACTCTTCTCGACTCCGTCGCCATTCCTCATCGCCATGGACGGGTTTGTCTGATTGGTTGGCTAGGCGGTCTTGCGCCAATTCCAGATTTCAATCCCCTGCTCCAAATGGCAAGTGGAATCCATTTCAGCCTGTTTGTCAGCGTGGCCCTAGGGACACCGGAGTTTCCTGTCTCTGAATATCACCTTCAGGAGATCGTGGAGAAGGTCGAGAAAGGCATCTACAAGGCGAAGCCAGCGGCAGTGTTCTCATTCGATCAGATTCGTGAGGCGCAGGCTCTCATGGAGTCGAATAAGGCCAACGGAAAGATCGTCGTGAAGTTGTAG
- a CDS encoding DeoR/GlpR family DNA-binding transcription regulator: MHVSLGTTRKDEIESRLQSGLSVNATALAREFLVSEDAIRRDLRALAAEGKCKRVYGGGLPISPEGVPLEQRLLNDSKEKRALALAALPLLSEASTVFLDSGSTNLALAREMPPDRSLTIATNSISIASALLDRKNFKVIVLGGEIDRETGAAIGLSAIREAERLSFDLCFLGTCAVSMSLGIGAFLLADAEFKRTLLARSNRTAALVTMDKVETRAPFQVAALAVLDHIVLENGTSEEIVSTFSNAGPKVILAQSQVASRSAQLRAGIS; this comes from the coding sequence GTGCACGTTTCGTTAGGGACAACAAGAAAAGACGAGATCGAAAGCCGGCTGCAGAGTGGCCTGTCAGTCAATGCCACTGCTCTTGCAAGGGAGTTCCTGGTGTCTGAGGACGCCATCCGTCGAGATCTGCGAGCGTTAGCTGCCGAGGGCAAGTGCAAACGGGTTTACGGGGGCGGGCTTCCGATATCGCCGGAAGGCGTTCCGCTTGAACAAAGACTCCTGAACGATTCGAAAGAGAAGCGCGCTTTAGCTTTGGCCGCCCTCCCCTTACTCTCTGAAGCATCGACGGTGTTCCTCGACAGCGGCAGTACCAACCTGGCCCTGGCCAGAGAGATGCCGCCCGATCGCTCTCTTACCATCGCCACAAATTCGATCTCCATCGCAAGTGCCCTCCTCGATCGGAAGAATTTCAAAGTCATCGTCCTGGGAGGAGAGATCGACCGTGAAACCGGAGCGGCGATCGGGCTCTCTGCGATCCGTGAAGCAGAACGATTGAGCTTTGATCTGTGTTTCCTCGGAACCTGCGCCGTGTCCATGTCTCTGGGAATTGGCGCGTTCCTGCTGGCGGACGCCGAATTTAAACGCACACTCCTGGCAAGAAGTAATCGCACCGCGGCGCTGGTCACGATGGACAAAGTTGAGACTCGCGCACCGTTTCAGGTGGCCGCACTCGCAGTCCTTGACCATATTGTTCTTGAGAACGGTACGTCTGAAGAGATCGTTTCGACCTTTTCCAATGCCGGCCCCAAAGTAATCCTTGCGCAATCCCAGGTTGCGTCTCGTTCAGCACAACTGAGAGCGGGGATTTCATGA
- a CDS encoding CGNR zinc finger domain-containing protein, which translates to MVERTSKKIEQVEKPGVFLASHAALDLLNTEWPTAAGTEDFFETDGDVFSWLRQTGLAPVGVTEVRPSGSLVRAAHALRSVIRILIEARKAGKRPDLSDLNAFLAAAQSHPQLIWSKARTIEIQTSRSTDTAEQVLAPIAVKAAELLANGDFERVRRCDSETCVHWFYDLTRPGRRRWCSMATCGNRLKVKEYRRRLNSD; encoded by the coding sequence ATGGTTGAACGTACTTCCAAGAAGATCGAACAAGTTGAGAAGCCTGGTGTTTTTCTCGCCAGCCACGCGGCGCTGGATTTATTAAATACCGAATGGCCCACAGCGGCTGGCACAGAGGACTTCTTTGAAACGGATGGGGATGTCTTCAGTTGGCTACGGCAGACTGGACTTGCACCTGTTGGGGTTACAGAAGTTCGTCCCTCCGGTTCTCTGGTGCGGGCCGCTCATGCGCTACGGTCGGTGATTCGTATTCTGATTGAAGCTCGCAAAGCGGGTAAACGACCTGATCTATCAGACCTGAATGCTTTCCTGGCTGCCGCTCAAAGTCATCCGCAACTCATTTGGTCGAAAGCCAGGACAATTGAAATACAGACCTCCCGTTCTACTGACACGGCCGAGCAGGTACTGGCACCGATTGCAGTGAAGGCTGCTGAGCTTTTGGCAAACGGCGATTTCGAACGTGTCCGCCGTTGCGATTCTGAGACTTGCGTTCATTGGTTCTACGACCTCACCCGACCCGGCCGCAGGCGCTGGTGCAGTATGGCGACCTGCGGGAATCGGTTGAAGGTCAAAGAGTATCGTCGAAGACTGAATTCCGACTAA
- a CDS encoding malectin domain-containing carbohydrate-binding protein, whose amino-acid sequence MKFPTSRGTGTVAGAPVEGGTQYYFKDALLNGFDCFEELSSWFPSYITSSNASNPAKETVDMAYTTDGTATFSNVVVPAPGIYTLAIRYAFATGLFQGVLNRPEGVMVNGTVMTDDLNFPVTGDFDTFNTVTIAVPLKAGQNTVQVFNVATQSISRLDSMTVTAGGSNSCSILPQTPSALSAAEDSNNAIALTWNASPAPAGCAVGYYKVFRSTTSGFSPSAANQIATVVSGTKYEDTTVTCQTPYYYTVQAVDLAGLSLSSPQSSASISACPTIGSARINVGGSEVAPFIPDVDFEGGSILSHKNVIDLSGVTNAAPMAVYQDARQGNFSYTLSGFVPGSSHTVRLHFAETYFSTAGSRTFDISINGTQVMTNYDIFAAAGAKNKAVIQQFTTNADSNGTFVVTFASVVNNSLLSAIEIN is encoded by the coding sequence GTGAAATTTCCAACATCGCGCGGCACTGGTACGGTCGCTGGCGCGCCCGTTGAGGGCGGAACGCAATATTACTTCAAGGATGCTTTACTCAATGGCTTCGATTGTTTCGAGGAGTTAAGTTCCTGGTTCCCCTCCTATATCACCTCATCGAACGCGTCGAATCCTGCCAAAGAGACCGTCGATATGGCCTATACGACTGACGGCACAGCGACCTTCTCGAACGTGGTGGTACCGGCCCCCGGCATCTACACTTTGGCGATCCGCTATGCATTTGCCACCGGCCTTTTTCAAGGGGTTTTGAATCGTCCAGAGGGCGTGATGGTAAACGGCACTGTCATGACCGATGATCTGAACTTCCCTGTCACCGGAGACTTCGATACCTTTAACACTGTAACCATTGCGGTCCCTTTGAAGGCTGGCCAAAACACCGTTCAAGTCTTCAACGTGGCCACTCAAAGCATCTCTCGTCTTGACTCGATGACTGTCACCGCAGGTGGAAGCAATAGTTGCAGCATCCTGCCTCAGACGCCGAGCGCATTGAGCGCGGCGGAAGACTCCAACAATGCGATTGCACTAACCTGGAACGCCAGTCCCGCTCCCGCAGGCTGCGCGGTTGGGTACTACAAGGTGTTCCGCAGCACCACGTCCGGCTTCAGTCCATCGGCCGCCAACCAGATCGCAACGGTAGTGTCCGGCACAAAGTATGAGGATACGACAGTAACCTGTCAGACGCCCTACTACTACACAGTACAAGCGGTAGATTTGGCGGGATTATCACTCTCGTCGCCTCAGTCCAGCGCTTCAATCAGCGCCTGCCCGACGATTGGGAGTGCCAGGATTAATGTGGGTGGTTCAGAGGTTGCTCCCTTTATTCCGGATGTTGACTTCGAGGGCGGTTCGATTCTTAGCCACAAGAACGTCATCGATCTCAGTGGTGTTACGAATGCTGCGCCGATGGCTGTGTATCAGGACGCACGCCAGGGAAACTTTAGCTACACGTTGTCAGGCTTTGTCCCCGGATCGAGCCATACGGTGAGGTTGCATTTCGCCGAAACCTACTTCTCCACTGCCGGCTCCCGCACCTTCGATATCAGCATCAATGGCACGCAGGTGATGACAAATTACGATATCTTCGCGGCGGCGGGCGCCAAGAACAAGGCAGTGATACAGCAATTCACGACAAATGCGGATTCCAACGGTACTTTCGTAGTTACGTTCGCTTCGGTCGTCAACAATTCCCTGCTCAGTGCAATCGAAATTAACTAG
- a CDS encoding peptidylprolyl isomerase, producing MIRILQQDNRLTKAIFALIIGAAIITMVITLVPGIFDNGANNNPSVFATIHTPGIFGKIVGESQQVQMADVQRQTMQQIQQQHLPEQYAPLLAGRVGQQQVERKVLALEADRLGLQVSDEDLRSFMQKGTLSQYIFPGGKFIGTDQYTNFVQQYFQISVPEFEAEVKSDLELQRLQSLVTAGVTVSDAAVRADYMQQGTKVKFDYAVIAASDIKKTINPSDADLQAFFKQFAARYATAIPETRKLELFSFDASNIPGGKPQVNDADVQAYYNAHLDQYKLPEQVKTRHILITVAKGADAKTDAAAKAKAEDILKQIRAGGNFADLAKKNSDDPGSKDQGGELPLMPTSGFVPEYSKAAMALNPGQTSDLVRSQFGYHIIQTEQKEAAHTKTLAETKDTIVPLLQQQKAGAAELNFANQLAAEAKKNGMQKTADAHSLHLVTTDYIGHDGVIASLADSSNVLTQAFGVAKGAAPATASTGEGYAVFQVDDIKAAHAPDFADYKPHILDDYREQKAPELLNSQLIKLADRAKVLNDLKKAAAEMNVPVKTSDLVGRDAQVPDLGALTGPASVVFSLPKGGISGPINEGPNGSVIQLADKQEPTADDIAKNLPTSREKLLNVKREEIFNVFVGSLMDKYEKAGAIVYSTKQPASPFGGR from the coding sequence ATGATCCGCATTCTGCAGCAAGACAACCGGCTCACCAAAGCCATCTTTGCGCTCATTATCGGCGCTGCCATTATCACGATGGTCATCACCCTGGTTCCCGGCATCTTCGACAACGGCGCGAACAACAATCCTTCGGTGTTCGCAACGATCCATACGCCGGGCATCTTCGGCAAGATCGTGGGCGAATCTCAGCAGGTGCAGATGGCGGACGTGCAGCGCCAGACGATGCAGCAGATCCAGCAACAGCATCTGCCCGAGCAGTATGCTCCCCTGTTGGCGGGCCGTGTCGGCCAGCAGCAGGTGGAGCGTAAGGTGCTCGCACTCGAGGCCGACCGCCTGGGCCTGCAGGTGAGCGACGAGGATCTGCGCTCCTTCATGCAGAAGGGCACCCTGTCCCAATACATCTTTCCCGGCGGCAAGTTCATCGGGACCGACCAGTACACCAACTTCGTGCAGCAGTACTTCCAGATCTCGGTGCCTGAGTTTGAAGCCGAGGTGAAGTCTGACCTCGAGCTCCAGCGCCTGCAGTCGCTGGTTACCGCCGGCGTTACGGTCTCCGATGCCGCGGTTCGTGCGGACTACATGCAGCAAGGAACCAAGGTCAAGTTCGACTACGCGGTCATCGCGGCCAGCGACATCAAGAAGACGATCAACCCCAGCGATGCGGACCTGCAGGCCTTCTTCAAGCAGTTTGCCGCCCGCTACGCGACGGCTATTCCCGAGACGCGGAAGCTGGAGCTCTTCTCCTTCGACGCCTCCAACATTCCGGGCGGCAAGCCCCAGGTGAACGATGCCGACGTACAGGCTTACTACAACGCTCATCTGGATCAGTACAAGCTTCCCGAGCAGGTAAAGACGCGGCACATCCTGATCACCGTCGCGAAGGGCGCGGATGCTAAGACCGACGCAGCGGCGAAGGCCAAGGCAGAGGACATCCTGAAGCAGATCAGGGCCGGCGGCAACTTTGCCGACCTCGCCAAGAAGAATTCCGATGACCCCGGTAGCAAGGACCAGGGCGGCGAACTGCCCCTGATGCCGACCAGCGGATTTGTGCCTGAGTATTCGAAGGCAGCCATGGCCCTGAACCCGGGCCAGACCTCGGACCTCGTGCGCTCGCAGTTCGGTTATCACATCATCCAGACCGAGCAGAAGGAAGCAGCCCACACGAAGACGCTGGCTGAGACCAAGGACACCATCGTTCCCCTGCTGCAGCAGCAGAAGGCAGGAGCAGCGGAGTTGAACTTCGCCAACCAGCTTGCTGCTGAAGCCAAGAAGAACGGCATGCAGAAGACCGCTGACGCTCATAGCCTGCATCTCGTAACCACCGACTACATCGGCCACGATGGCGTGATCGCCAGCCTGGCTGACAGCTCCAACGTGCTGACGCAGGCGTTCGGTGTGGCCAAGGGCGCGGCGCCGGCAACGGCTTCCACGGGTGAAGGCTACGCGGTCTTCCAGGTGGACGACATCAAGGCAGCGCACGCTCCTGACTTTGCCGACTACAAGCCGCACATCCTCGACGACTACCGCGAGCAGAAGGCTCCTGAGCTTCTCAACTCGCAGTTGATCAAGCTCGCCGATCGCGCCAAGGTTCTGAACGACCTGAAGAAGGCCGCAGCCGAGATGAACGTCCCGGTGAAGACGAGCGACCTGGTTGGCCGTGATGCGCAGGTACCCGATCTCGGTGCGCTTACCGGCCCGGCATCAGTAGTGTTCTCGCTGCCCAAGGGCGGCATCTCCGGCCCGATCAACGAAGGCCCCAACGGCAGCGTGATTCAGCTTGCCGACAAGCAGGAGCCGACCGCTGACGATATCGCCAAGAACCTTCCCACCAGCCGGGAGAAGCTCCTGAACGTGAAGCGCGAAGAGATCTTCAACGTCTTCGTCGGTTCGCTGATGGACAAGTACGAGAAGGCCGGTGCGATTGTCTATAGCACCAAGCAGCCTGCTTCGCCGTTTGGCGGACGCTAG
- a CDS encoding BON domain-containing protein encodes MSDAQIEANVLRQLAGAPELSNQNIQSTTVYGTVTLSGNVHDDALRTKAENLASRAQGVKKVVDELTLGDTPATTAGNDGDAQQQGAPDGGQGAPGADPNNPNQGQPGSNMVLQSDGTYAPAQPDDQGQPGQQQADNGNQPPQPGYDNGGQPNGQPGQPGGQPGYGQPGQPNGQPGYGQPGPPPPPGRQPMYGGNGNGYAPGGAPNGNPYAGQRAGLQVTVPNGAAVQVRINRGLDSNHVQPGTPFDGIVMNDIVANGAVAIPRGASVQGSVVEAKKAGTLKGRGVLTLQITSLTLGGQTYPLMSNVWAQAGRDKTTGTVNSAIGLGAVGALFGAVAGGGAGAAIGAGVGGAAGVASSAASPNGRVIVPPETVLTFTLAQPTTVTTVSQQEMARLSYAAGPRPGPRYYGPGPYPPPYYRPY; translated from the coding sequence ATCTCGGATGCCCAGATTGAGGCCAATGTCCTTCGGCAGTTAGCGGGCGCACCCGAACTTTCGAATCAGAATATTCAGTCCACGACCGTCTATGGCACCGTGACCCTCTCGGGTAATGTGCACGACGATGCCCTCCGTACCAAGGCTGAAAATCTCGCCTCTCGGGCCCAGGGCGTGAAAAAAGTAGTCGATGAACTCACCCTCGGCGATACGCCTGCAACCACCGCCGGAAACGATGGTGACGCCCAGCAGCAGGGCGCGCCGGACGGCGGACAGGGTGCCCCTGGAGCCGATCCCAACAACCCCAATCAGGGTCAGCCCGGAAGCAACATGGTTCTCCAGTCGGATGGAACCTATGCTCCCGCGCAGCCGGACGATCAGGGACAGCCCGGACAGCAGCAGGCCGATAACGGCAATCAGCCGCCGCAGCCCGGATATGACAACGGCGGACAGCCCAATGGACAGCCGGGCCAGCCGGGTGGTCAGCCTGGATATGGCCAGCCGGGCCAACCCAACGGCCAACCGGGTTATGGACAGCCTGGTCCCCCACCCCCTCCGGGCCGCCAGCCGATGTACGGTGGTAACGGTAATGGCTATGCTCCCGGCGGTGCCCCCAATGGCAATCCTTATGCCGGTCAGAGAGCCGGTCTGCAGGTTACCGTTCCGAACGGAGCGGCAGTGCAGGTTCGCATCAATCGCGGTCTGGACTCCAATCACGTTCAGCCCGGAACGCCCTTCGATGGAATCGTGATGAACGACATCGTGGCCAACGGAGCGGTCGCCATCCCTCGTGGCGCTTCCGTCCAGGGCTCGGTGGTCGAAGCCAAGAAGGCCGGTACGCTGAAGGGCCGTGGCGTGCTGACGCTGCAGATTACGAGCCTTACCCTCGGCGGCCAGACCTATCCCCTGATGAGCAATGTCTGGGCGCAGGCCGGCCGGGACAAGACAACCGGAACGGTCAATAGTGCGATCGGTCTGGGTGCGGTTGGAGCTCTCTTCGGTGCAGTGGCGGGTGGCGGTGCAGGTGCGGCCATCGGCGCGGGCGTCGGCGGAGCGGCCGGTGTTGCCAGCTCGGCGGCGTCGCCCAACGGACGCGTCATCGTACCGCCCGAGACGGTGCTGACGTTTACGCTGGCTCAGCCGACGACAGTAACAACCGTATCGCAGCAGGAGATGGCACGGTTGTCGTACGCCGCCGGACCTCGTCCTGGACCTCGCTACTACGGCCCCGGACCCTACCCACCGCCGTACTACCGTCCGTACTAA